Proteins encoded within one genomic window of Brassica rapa cultivar Chiifu-401-42 chromosome A09, CAAS_Brap_v3.01, whole genome shotgun sequence:
- the LOC103843396 gene encoding putative axial regulator YABBY 2 produces MSIDLSSDRVCYVLCNFCTTTLAVSVPYASLFTLVTVRCGHCTNLLSLNIGVSLHQSSPPPIHQDLQQPKQHIASSVTRKEWGSSSRSSNHFSTTLSENVDREAPRMPPIRPPEKRQRVPSAYNRFIKEEIQRIKAGNPAISHREAFSTAAKNWAHFPHIHFGLKLDGNKKGKQLDQTVAGHKSNGYF; encoded by the exons ATGTCTATAGATTTATCATCTGATCGTGTTTGCTATGTCCTCTGCAACTTCTGCACGACAACTTTAGCg GTAAGTGTACCATACGCAAGTTTGTTCACACTTGTGACGGTGAGATGTGGCCATTGTACCAATTTGCTCTCTCTCAACATTGGAGTTTCACTTCATCAAAGCTCGCCTCCTCCCATTCATCAAGATCTTCAG CAGCCTAAGCAACACATAGCCTCTTCGGTAACAAGGAAAGAATGGGGATCATCGTCCAGGAGCTCCAACCATTTTTCAACCACATTGTCAGAAAATGTCGATCGGGAGGCTCCTAGAATGCCTCCTATTCGTC CGCCGGAGAAAAGACAACGCGTTCCTTCGGCCTACAACAGATTCATCAA AGAGGAAATCCAAAGGATCAAAGCTGGCAATCCAGCGATCAGCCACCGTGAGGCGTTTAGCACAGCTGCTAAAAAT TGGGCACATTTTCCTCACATTCACTTTGGATTAAAGCTGGATGGCAACAAGAAAGGCAAGCAATTAGACCAGACAGTTGCAGGCCACAAGTCTAATGGCTATTTCTAA